Proteins encoded by one window of Yamadazyma tenuis chromosome 2, complete sequence:
- the RIM9 gene encoding regulator of ime2 (EggNog:ENOG503NVK9; COG:S), whose protein sequence is MIKTLLTSALLSLVSMVVQLLVVLSVPITGKSIGYSLHLAKYQGVVFGVFGVCDLGSDICSSARIGYDSQRKFQGLSESAIQLPSNARYSISKLLVVHVLAFASSGMVLLCTLCTLLFVWSVNAKHRASVAQESSSESGDLETVAKVSTRNDEKTIIPANVTIQLNFQLVMSMFSCLFSLLGLLSDIILFVPHLSYLGWIQIVPIVFQSIATTLMCWTRRTVFSRRHLEEEYYYANDDMRRPKSFRSRVSDDSASDDGFYVYTNGFYSNYGDREFHNQSQQSNTNSWRRHTPMTNRDDETSVNSSQLNGISNANRDRNEQYDQD, encoded by the coding sequence ATGATTAAAACACTATTGACTCTGGCACTATTGAGCTTGGTAAGCATGGTGGTGCAGCTACTTGTGGTGCTCTCAGTTCCCATCACAGGCAAGTCCATAGGCTATAGTCTCcacttggccaagtaccAAGGAGTGGTGTTTGGAGTATTTGGGGTCTGCGACCTTGGTAGTGATATATGTTCATCAGCACGAATTGGCTACGACTCACAGCGCAAATTCCAGGGCCTCAGTGAAAGTGCGATCCAGTTGCCATCCAATGCGCGATACAGCATCTcgaagttgttggtggtgcaTGTTTTAGCATTTGCTCTGTCAGGAATGGTGCTATTGTGTACACTCTGTACGCTTTTATTTGTGTGGTCGGTGAACGCCAAGCACCGGGCTTCAGTAGCCCAAGAATCATCTTCGGAATCAGGTGACCTCGAGACCGTCGCTAAAGTGCTGACCCGAAACGACGAGAAAACAATTATTCCTGCCAATGTAACTATACAATTGAACTTccagttggtgatgtcgaTGTTTTCGTGTTTGTTTTCGTTGCTTGGACTTCTCTCGGATATCATTCTCTTTGTGCCGCATTTGAGCTACCTTGGTTGGATCCAGATTGTTCCTATTGTGTTTCAGTCCATAGCTACAACCTTGATGTGTTGGACTCGAAGAACGGTTTTTTCCAGAAGGcacttggaagaagaatacTACTACGCCAATGATGACATGAGAAGGCCCAAGAGCTTTAGGTCACGTGTGTCTGATGACTCTGCTAGTGACGACGGCTTTTACGTCTACACAAACGGGTTCTACAGTAACTATGGAGACCGCGAGTTCCACAACCAGTCTCAACAAAGCAATACCAACAGCTGGAGAAGGCACACACCGATGACAAACAGAGATGATGAGACTTCGGTAAATTCGAGCCAGCTCAACGGGATTTCTAACGCAAATCGAGACAGGAATGAACAGTATGACCAAGACTGA
- the MSY1 gene encoding tyrosyl-tRNA synthetase (COG:J; EggNog:ENOG503NTZP; BUSCO:EOG09262JRP) — MYRYIGRRIGRSDQLSQLGSWRIGIRHQSSAPDIDTSKQNAPETVTIIPDLATLTRADSYEPDFNSSLIGHLQSRFLVESITSDDLFDMTSSGAQQKFKLYCGADPTAKSLHLGNLLPLMVLLHFHLRGHDVVTLVGGATGAVGDPSGRDSERAQMEVAEREANVNNISSQMETFIKRGVQYARSRNFPIIKTGQAESLNNLSWWSSIKLLDFLGTYGRHVRVSAMLGRDSIQSRLSSQSGLGFNEFTYQILQAYDFWHLFKHNGVNIQVGGNDQWGNITAGTDLISRLQRAFSKNKNEKEVPAYGLTVPLLTTPSGAKFGKSAGNAIFINEQATSPFQLYQYFINVPDEMVSKLLKCFTLLPSSTIENEVIAKHEEDRAFRIAQRVLAREVTDLVHGVGTGEEMAYITSFLFPTPDQPFEEDISADKLLNAFRKSGILVKLSSSELEFDELRLSTVLAKAMNKSKSETRNLVKSGAIYLGIEREQLDDSNDVVLFDRENHLIEDKLLLVRVGKQNYYVVEFTD, encoded by the coding sequence ATGTACAGATATATTGGACGCAGAATAGGCAGGAGCGACCAGCTCAGCCAGCTTGGCAGCTGGCGTATAGGAATAAGACACCAATCGTCGGCCCCCGACATTGATACCTCAAAACAAAACGCTCCCGAAACAGTCACTATCATCCCCGACCTTGCGACCTTGACAAGAGCTGACTCGTATGAACCCGatttcaactcttcattAATTGGGCATTTGCAGTCCAGGTTTCTCGTCGAGTCCATAACAAGTGACGACCTTTTTGACATGACTAGTTCCGGTGCCCAACAAAAGTTCAAATTGTACTGTGGAGCAGATCCTACTGCCAAGTCGTTGCACCTAGGAAACCTTCTACCATTAATGGTGTTGTTGCATTTCCACTTGAGGGGCCATGACGTGGTAACACTTGTTGGCGGTGCCACCGGTGCCGTGGGAGATCCCAGCGGAAGAGATTCGGAAAGAGCCCAGATGGAAGTTGCTGAAAGAGAAGCCAATGTGAACAACATTCTGAGCCAGATGGAAACGTTCATCAAGCGTGGAGTACAGTACGCCCGCTCGAGAAACTTCCCTATAATAAAGACAGGACAGGCTGagagcttgaacaacttgagcTGGTGGAGCTCGATCAAGCTATTGGATTTCTTGGGTACCTACGGAAGGCATGTGAGAGTTTCAGCCATGTTGGGAAGAGACTCGATTCAGTCGAGATTACTGTCGCAGAGCGGGTTGGGCTTCAACGAGTTCACCTACCAGATTCTCCAGGCGTATGACTTCTGGCACTTGTTTAAGCACAATGGGGTTAACATTCAAGTGGGAGGTAATGACCAGTGGGGCAATATCACCGCTGGAACCGACTTGATCTCGAGGTTGCAAAGGGCCTTCAGTAAGAACAAGAATGAAAAGGAGGTACCGGCGTATGGGTTGACGGTGCCGCTTTTGACCACTCCATCTGGGGCCAAGTTCGGCAAATCTGCTGGTAATGCCATATTCATCAACGAACAGGCCACCAGCCCCTTCCAATTATACCAGTACTTTATCAACGTTCCTGATGAAATGGTTTCGAAGCTTTTGAAATGCTTCACGCTTCTTCCGTCATCTACTATTGAAAACGAAGTAATTGCCAAACATGAAGAAGACCGGGCTTTTAGGATTGCCCAACGAGTTCTTGCCCGTGAGGTCACTGACTTGGTCCACGGAGTAGGAACGGGTGAAGAAATGGCATACATCACCAGTTTCTTGTTCCCAACCCCCGATCAGCCATTTGAAGAGGATATCTCTGCTGATAAGTTGTTGAATGCGTTCAGGAAATCGGGCATCCTTGTCAAGTTGAGTAGCAGTGAGTTGGAGTTCGATGAGTTGCGATTGAGTACGGTGTTGGCCAAAGCCATGAACAAGAGTAAGAGCGAAACCCgcaacttggtgaagtcTGGGGCTATTTACCTTGGAATTGAGAGAGAACAGTTAGATGACTCTAACGATGTGGTTTTGTTCGATAGGGAAAACCACTTGATAGAAgataagttgttgttggttAGGGTGGGTAAACAAAACTACTATGTAGTGGAGTTTACCGACTGA
- the prh1 gene encoding Salivary acidic proline-rich phosphoprotein 1/2 (COG:A; EggNog:ENOG503NWVV), which produces MVSPQKIMQTGATAATSSQKKRKRKRSNKRAAQEKLIAQEKLIAQEKPSLNLADEPSIPKETQFKSSPQVSEEPVSHGESPVISQTHITNSDTKKPWKNPSNPRTVRYTDEDNQDDETYHQTSALTKSQISQKSRDLLEVRKTLPIYHHKDEIIRYYTNNQVVVIIGETGSGKSTQIPQFLMPINKKQIAVTQPRRVAAASLAQRVSEEYGCKLGEQVGYQVRFANVTDHRTTKLKYLTDGMLLREIMLDGNLNRYSTIIIDEAHERTILSDMIMGFLKKLLVSKQRPDLKVIIMSATLNAELFSDFFEAPILYVQGRTYPVTKHYLHDLEEDIVDTMVRAVVQINMSEQQGDILCFLPGQEEIDNAVNVLQSLSPDLPKEAPAIIPLPLYAALSPNQQSKIFDRYASNKRKVILATNIAETSITVSGVRYVIDSGLRKVKVWKHSLGLSTLLTTTISQASAKQRAGRAGREAPGKVFRLYSEKVFNERLPKEQESEIMRNDIVLPVLTLKKIGVDDLLNWPWLEHPGEEAILSALSNLYSLGALDGNGKITTLGYKMAILPLPPQLSAVLITAIDNGVVKDVVDIVACLSVDNLILNVTGGDGEQRHEVNVRRRTYCPLGCQYGDLIAFKEYFSHFEELLNAGNVAEAKDWCHDLHFSYKGFRNVLRVRQQLKEYMLTTIKQDDRLTGGQKEKALLNLRSQLSLDMELQQELVRQPLNIPEILKCFVRGYITNTAIGMPDRSYRTCNNGSLISIHPSSNLFGKANLDSIMYVEYVFTSKGYARNCSAIELSWLQEIAPHVLGGTKVSINE; this is translated from the coding sequence ATGGTCAGTCCACAAAAAATTATGCAAACGGGTGCAACAGCCGCCACTTCGCTGCAGAAAAAGcgaaagagaaagagatCCAATAAGAGGGCGGCCCAAGAAAAGCTTATTGCACAAGAAAAGCTTATTGCACAAGAAAAGCCCTCTTTGAACTTAGCAGATGAGCCTTCAATCCCAAAGGAAACGCAGTTTAAGAGCTCTCCCCAGGTTTCCGAGGAGCCAGTCAGCCACGGAGAGTCCCCAGTAATACTGCAAACACATATAACCAACAGTGATACCAAGAAGCCTTGGAAAAATCCTTCCAATCCCAGAACCGTTAGGTATACGGATGAGGATAACCAAGACGATGAGACGTATCACCAAACGTCAGCGCTAACCAAGTCACAAATTTCCCAAAAATCTAGAGACTTGTTGGAGGTCAGAAAGACATTACCAATTTATCACCACAAAGATGAAATTATCCGGTACTACACCAATAATCAGGTGGTTGTGATAATTGGTGAGACCGGTTCCGGTAAGTCGACACAAATCCCCCAGTTCTTGATGCCCATAAACAAGAAACAAATTGCCGTGACACAACCTCGTAGGGTTGCAGCTGCTTCGTTGGCCCAGAGAGTCAGTGAAGAGTATGGGTGCAAATTGGGAGAACAGGTGGGTTATCAAGTGCGGTTCGCCAACGTAACCGACCACCgtaccaccaagttgaaataCCTCACAGACGGAATGTTATTGAGAGAGATCATGCTTGATGGTAATCTCAACCGGTATTCTACCATCATTATCGACGAGGCGCACGAAAGAACTATTCTCTCGGATATGATCATGggattcttgaagaagttgcttGTGTCGAAGCAAAGACCAGACTTGAAGGTAATCATCATGTCAGCCACGTTGAATGCCGAGTTGTTCAGTGACTTTTTCGAGGCTCCTATTTTGTACGTCCAGGGAAGAACATATCCTGTCACCAAGCATTATCTTCACGACCTCGAAGAAGATATTGTCGACACAATGGTACGAGCAGTCGTTCAAATCAACATGTCAGAGCAGCAGGGAGACATCTTATGTTTCTTACCtggtcaagaagaaattgacaaTGCTGTCAACGTTCTCCAGTCGTTATCCCCAGACCTCCCCAAAGAAGCACCTGCAATTATCCCTCTACCGCTCTATGCTGCCTTGTCTCCCAACCAGCAGCTGAAGATCTTTGACCGGTACGCATCCAACAAGCGGAAAGTCATCCTCGCCACCAATATTGCCGAAACCTCCATTACTGTCAGTGGTGTGAGGTACGTGATTGATTCCGGGTTGAGGAAAGTTAAGGTATGGAAACACCTGTTGGGTCTATCGACGTTGTTGACCACCACCATATCCCAGGCGTCCGCCAAACAGAGAGCTGGTAGAGCTGGTAGAGAGGCACCAGGGAAAGTATTTAGGTTGTACCTGGAGAAGGTATTCAACGAACGGCTTCCAAAGGAACAGGAGTCCGAGATCATGAGAAACGATATTGTGTTGCCGGTGTTAacgttgaagaagatcGGGGTGGACGATCTCTTGAACTGGCCGTGGCTTGAGCATCCGGGTGAAGAGGCTATTCTTAGTGCTTTGTCCAACTTGTACTCGTTGGGGGCGTTGGATGGTAATGGAAAAATCACCACCCTTGGCTACAAAATGGCCATTTTGCCGTTGCCTCCTCAGCTTTCGGCAGTGCTAATCACTGCCATCGACAATGGAGTCGTCAAGGATGTGGTGGATATAGTTGCATGTTTATCGGTGGATAACCTTATATTGAATGTCACTGGAGGAGACGGGGAGCAGCGACACGAGGTCAATGTTAGGCGCAGAACCTACTGTCCTTTGGGGTGCCAGTATGGAGATTTGATCGCCTTTAAAGAGTATTTCAGTCATTTCGAAGAGTTGTTAAATGCGGGCAACGTCGCTGAGGCCAAAGACTGGTGCCATGACTTGCACTTTAGCTACAAAGGATTCCGAAACGTCTTGAGAGTAAGACAGCAGTTGAAGGAGTACATGTTGACGACCATCAAGCAAGACGACCGGTTAACGGGTGGTCAGAAAGAAAAAGCcctcttgaacttgaggTCCCAGCTCCTGCTTGACATGGAATTGCAGCAAGAATTGGTTAGACAACCACTCAACATCCCGGAGATCCTCAAGTGCTTTGTTAGAGGctacatcaccaacacgGCCATTGGAATGCCCGACAGGTCCTATAGAACCTGTAACAACGGCCTGTTGATCAGTATTCATCCTTCATCGAATCTCTTTGGAAAGGCCAACCTCGACTCAATCATGTACGTAGAGTATGTGTTCACCAGCAAGGGGTACGCACGGAACTGTTCTGCCATTGAGCTTTCCTGGTTGCAAGAAATTGCTCCGCATGTGCTTGGAGGAACCAAGGTCAGCATCAATGAGTAA
- the MET22 gene encoding 3'(2'),5'-bisphosphate nucleotidase (BUSCO:EOG09262HP3; EggNog:ENOG503NU2N; COG:F,P), producing the protein MSSIPSDHKYAHELKIATLAVKRASILTKSLGDSISVTRTSGSQIKDDKSPVTVGDYASQALINHALKLNFPQDEIVGEEDSDSLKDGSEEANRLSSKILEILEDVQQKTVNWKSDIGELKDLESVYTSIDLGNSEGGSKGRFWALDPIDGTKGFLRGDQFAVCLALIEDGQVVLGVIGCPNLAEKVVSNTNMTGTKGGLYSAVKGLGAYYTPLFDTNEFVPLAKQEPIKMTQETSPSKLVVLEGVEKGHSSHSTQSQIKAHLGFSEETVQSQTINLDSQAKYCVLAKGSADIYLRLPISDTYREKIWDHAAGNVLITESGGGVCDIEGKELNFGNGRYLHSKGVIAANKAVLGRVISSVKAVVNK; encoded by the coding sequence ATGTCCTCCATTCCATCCGACCACAAGTACGCCCACGAGTTGAAGATTGCCACTTTAGCCGTTAAAAGAGCATCTATTCTCACCAAGTCTTTGGGTGACTCCATTTCCGTCACCCGGACGCTGGGGTCCCAAATCAAGGATGATAAGTCACCCGTGACGGTGGGAGACTACGCATCACAAGCGTTGATCAACCATGCTCTCAAACTCAACTTCCCACAAGATGAAATCGTCGGCGAGGAAGACTCGGACTCTCTTAAAGATGGCAGTGAAGAAGCCAACCGCTTGAGCTCCAAAATattggaaatcttggaaGACGTCCAGCAAAAGACGGTGAACTGGAAGTCCGATATCGGTGAACTCAAAGATTTGGAATCGGTCTACACCAGTATTGACTTGGGTAACTCAGAAGGAGGTTCCAAGGGCCGATTCTGGGCCTTAGACCCTATTGATGGCACCAAAGGTTTCTTGCGGGGCGACCAGTTTGCCGTTTGCCTTGCATTGATAGAGGACGGTCAGGTTGTGTTGGGAGTCATTGGATGTCCTAACCTCGCTGAAAAGGTGGTTTCCAATACCAACATGACCGGCACCAAGGGCGGGTTGTATTCGGCGGTCAAGGGCTTGGGAGCATACTACACTCCTTTATTTGACACAAACGAGTTTGTGCCCTTGGCGAAACAGGAACCTATTAAGATGACCCAAGAAACATCTCCATCCAAGCTCGTGGTGTTGGAAGGAGTGGAAAAGGGTCACTCATCGCACTCGACCCAGTCGCAGATCAAGGCCCACTTGGGATTCTCGGAGGAGACGGTGCAATCACAaaccatcaacttggattcTCAGGCCAAGTACTGTGTTTTGGCCAAGGGTCTGGCTGACATCTACTTGAGACTCCCCATCAGTGACACGTACCGTGAGAAGATCTGGGACCATGCGGCTGGGAATGTGTTGATAACCGAGAGTGGTGGTGGGGTGTGTGACATTGAAGGTaaagagttgaacttcGGCAACGGAAGGTACTTGCACTCCAAGGGTGTCATTGCTGCGAACAAGGCTGTTCTCGGTAGAGTGATCTCGTCCGTGAAGGCCGTGGTGAACAAGTAG
- a CDS encoding uncharacterized protein (EggNog:ENOG503PVCZ), with the protein MLSPEYVADLVVKPDFNDLFFTSLSQDSPFSGDKSYKVIPKSPNQSPQSVNLLFGEITTKYIQVYNSQTYKLKQVPENITSSPLNTKVELNIQRALIDYMKSVKLDKISSRDQLYELGSRLKVFENTRKLNQGKIDLSGTNEMVTVEGVCIYLLDKGRDKVSEMAVVEFVKENLSSMTISSTIGVTEAIVKALKVSPSSSKLLDLIVQDIIPNSPESILRLHPSVLNDFVEILASNGFITEASKCLKVVIVKQQMEPSVNALEAYLNAYVSSDVDRLSFVRYNSFLKGVITSLPLTPVIAKIILDKAVGHSYELEAFVKILSTESNVRVLKELSPDIINKYIEIEKDNQDVNQQVKVARLVSLISNLKSKGLELSQIKESVGGFFSQSDYARNIESLS; encoded by the coding sequence ATGTTAAGCCCTGAATACGTGGCAGATTTAGTGGTGAAACCTGACTTCAACgatcttttcttcaccaGCTTGAGTCAAGATTCGCCCTTTTCCGGCGACAAGCTGTACAAAGTGATTCCCAAATCACCTAACCAGAGTCCACAATCGGTTAACCTACTTTTTGGTGAAATAACCACCAAGTACATTCAGGTGTACAACAGCCAGACGTATAAGTTAAAGCAAGTCCCAGAGAATATCACGCTGTCGCCGTTGAACACAAAGGTTGAACTCAACATTCAAAGGGCGCTTATTGACTATATGAAAAGTGTTAAACTAGATAAAATCAGTAGCCGTGACCAGTTATATGAACTTGGAAGCAGGCTTAAGGTGTTCGAAAACACACGGAAGCTAAATCAAGGGAAGATAGACTTGAGTGGTACAAACGAGATGGTGACAGTGGAAGGTGTTTGTATCTACCTTTTGGACAAAGGCAGAGACAAAGTCAGTGAAATGGCAGTAGTGGAGTTCGTTAAGGAAAACCTTCTGTCGATGACGATCAGCTCGACAATAGGTGTTACAGAGGCCATAGTAAAGGCATTAAAGGTGTCCCCAAGTCTGAGcaagcttcttgatctAATTGTTCAAGACATCATTCCCAATAGCCCAGAAAGTATATTGCGACTCCATCCAAGTGTGCTCAACGACTTTGTAGAGATATTGGCATCCAATGGGTTTATCACAGAGGCCTCCAAATGCTTGAAGGTGGTCATAGTAAAACAACAAATGGAACCAAGCGTTAATGCTCTTGAGGCGTACTTAAATGCGTACGTTTCCCTGGACGTTGATCGGTTACTGTTTGTCAGATACAATAGTTTCTTAAAAGGTGTCATCACATCTTTGCCTCTTACTCCTGTGATAGCCAAAATCATTTTGGACAAGGCAGTTGGACACTCGTACGAATTGGAAGCGTTTGTCAAGATACTAAGCACGGAATCAAATGTGAGGGTGTTAAAAGAGCTTTCGCCGgacatcatcaacaaatatATTGAGATCGAAAAGGATAACCAAGACGTGAACCAACAGGTCAAAGTGGCCAGACTTGTGCTGCTTATCTCGAACTTGAAAAGCAAGGGGTTGGAGTTGTCACAAATCAAGGAATCGGTTGGAGGTTTTTTTTCGCAGCTGGATTACGCTAGGAACATAGAGTCTCTTTCATAA
- a CDS encoding uncharacterized protein (EggNog:ENOG50) translates to MLKTKHQQLKTKIEVHKHQEMFVELVLERLPFFYFNFPEEEEYRWIKIAYDLMHQGCLSPEIVRFQFGPHYFISYGSIANQIKQNFFLLYNNNFKTIFCEHCWTR, encoded by the coding sequence ATGTTGAAAACCAAGCACCAGCAGTTGAAAACCAAGATAGAggtccacaaacaccagGAAATGTTTGTGGAGCTTGTCCTAGAAAGGCTTCCTTTCTTCTACTTCAACtttccagaagaagaagagtacCGGTGGATAAAGATAGCCTATGATTTGATGCACCAAGGGTGCCTTCTGCCAGAAATTGTAAGGTTCCAGTTTGGACCTCACTACTTCATAAGCTATGGGTCTATTGCTAATCAAATCAAGCAGAATTTCTTCTTATtgtacaacaacaactttaAGACAATTTTCTGCGAACATTGTTGGACTCGTTGA
- a CDS encoding uncharacterized protein (EggNog:ENOG503NU3H; COG:O): MSCEDQHLNSHHHGDDDGHHGDHGHDHSHVAPVPTNAAQSLLSKIDTPHVTALNLANPPEDLQKLFKKPQNKYELKPVVASDCDSQLIINIPFLNGSVKLFSLIIRTNGDKYCPKTIKLWKNDKNIDFDNASTKKPTFQIEHPHVGVMYNEDDGTMPESLDSDIEFVEHFLPRHIFTGVQSLTVFVEDIHNNDDEDETRLHYVELRGEFTELSRDPVITLYESAANPADHKNLTVSGSQANIL, from the coding sequence ATGAGCTGTGAAGACCAACACCTCAactcccaccaccacggcGACGACGATGGCCACCATGGCGATCACGGCCATGATCACTCCCATGTGGCTCCCGTACCCACCAATGCCGCCCAGTCACTCCTCTCCAAAATTGACACTCCTCATGTCACCGCTCTCAACCTCGCAAACCCACCCGAAGACTTgcaaaagctcttcaagAAGCCACAAAACAAGTACGAGTTGAAGCCGGTGGTGGCTTCGGACTGCGACTCGCAAttgatcatcaacatcCCGTTTTTAAACGGATCTGTCAAACTCTTTTCCCTTATTATTCGAACTAACGGCGACAAATACTGCCCCAAGACCATTAAATTGTGGAAGAACGACAAGAACATCGACTTTGACAACGcatccaccaagaaacCAACGTTTCAGATCGAGCATCCGCACGTGGGAGTGATGTATAACGAGGATGATGGAACGATGCCCGAATCGCTCGACAGCGACATcgagtttgtggagcaCTTTCTTCCCCGGCACATTTTCACGGGAGTCCAGCTGCTAACggtatttgtggaagaTATCCACAAtaatgacgatgaagatgaaaccCGCTTGCACTACGTTGAGCTCCGAGGAGAGTTTACCGAGCTCTCTAGAGACCCTGTGATTACACTCTACGAACTGGCAGCCAACCCAGCCGACCACAAAAACCTTACTGTTTCTGGATCCCAGGCCAATATTCTATGA
- the PNG1 gene encoding peptide-N4-(N-acetyl-beta- glucosaminyl)asparagine amidase (EggNog:ENOG503NWJY; COG:O) — MSHYSQVKHKLIDTYSQRCLQKLSDTTRTKGPIVQARLSPKDRRFVSQLIGLVSQVEHYRNPVHLDKALDAVDLAKIYEGVDKREQQKPQAPDSSLQYEDLVVLELLHYFKNHFFKWITKPECPRCTKDGDNIVPQGVTGPPSQNPDGISRVEKYRCRTCSVAIEFPRYNSAVKLLETRQGRCGEWVNCFMLISQAVLGPEAQMRYVWNNEDHVWCEYYSSGLKRWVHLDPCEAAFDEPSLYTDNWGKAMSWVVGVNHSYMVDLSHKYITNSNKTIDKSRVVDNVWAVESTIRLMAFQMLLKYYQLNIEPLSVSKAEKLSLFYYKCLVVYGSELNKSPTSTKSAVTRTATTGRQTGGPEWTTARGESG; from the coding sequence atGTCTCACTATTCTCAggtcaaacacaaactaATTGACACATATTCCCAGAGGTGCCTTCAAAAGCTTTCGGACACCACCAGGACTAAAGGACCTATTGTACAGGCCCGCTTGTCGCCCAAAGACAGACGGTTTGTATCGCAATTGATAGGTCTAGTATCGCAGGTGGAACACTACAGGAACCCAGTCCATTTGGATAAAGCCCTAGATGCGGTTGATCTCGCCAAAATCTACGAGGGAGTCGACAAGCGAGAGCAGCAGAAGCCACAGGCGCCGGATTCCCTGCTCCAATATgaggatttggtggtgttggagcTTCTTCACTACTTCAAAAATCACTTTTTCAAATGGATCACCAAACCCGAATGCCCCAGGTGCACAAAAGACGGGGACAACATCGTGCCACAGGGCGTCACTGGACCGCCACTGCAAAACCCCGATGGTATCAGCCGGGTAGAAAAATACCGGTGTAGGACCTGTTCTGTCGCAATTGAGTTCCCCCGGTACAACAGCGCCgtcaaattgttggaaacTCGACAGGGCCGCTGTGGCGAGTGGGTCAACTGCTTTATGCTCATTCTGCAAGCAGTTCTCGGCCCCGAGGCACAAATGCGGTACGTGTGGAATAATGAAGACCATGTGTGGTGTGAATACTATAGTAGTGGCCTCAAGCGGTGGGTACATTTGGATCCATGCGAAGCTGCGTTTGACGAGCCCAGCTTGTACACCGATAACTGGGGCAAGGCCATGAGCTGGGTGGTGGGCGTAAACCATAGCTATATGGTGGATTTGAGCCACAAGTATATCACCAATAGCAATAAGACCATCGACAAGAGCAGGGTGGTGGACAATGTGTGGGCAGTGGAATCGACCATCAGGCTCATGGCGTTTCAAATGCTTCTCAAGTACTACCAGCTTAATATAGAGCCTTTGTCGGTGCTGAAGGCCGAGAAGTTGAGTTTGTTCTACTACAAGTGTCTAGTGGTGTACGGGTCGGAGCTTAATAAAAGTCCTACCAGCACCAAGTCGGCAGTCACAAGGACGGCCACAACAGGAAGGCAGACCGGTGGACCAGAGTGGACCACGGCCCGTGGCGAGAGTGGTTGA
- a CDS encoding uncharacterized protein (EggNog:ENOG503PVPJ), producing the protein MDADDPVPLIPWDEPMSDEKEPSAESLRLYGYALVVGTWLLFAVSINSFFELWRFVIAPLSMDSRSQQLHQRLVGFFSTVDQYVLRSFGIYVVGWWWALVSWVGLKLFKHSKGNRE; encoded by the coding sequence atGGATGCTGATGACCCAGTGCCATTGATACCGTGGGATGAACCCATGTCCGATGAGAAGGAGCCATCTGCCGAATCCCTAAGGCTCTACGGGTATGCATTGGTGGTAGGAACATGGCTTCTTTTTGCCGTGTCGATCAACAGTTTTTTCGAGTTGTGGAGGTTTGTGATTGCACCCTTGTCGATGGATTCACGGTCACAACAGCTCCACCAGCGATTGGTGGGATTTTTCTCCACCGTGGACCAGTACGTGCTACGGTCGTTCGGGATCTACGTCGTGGGCTGGTGGTGGGCGCTTGTGTCATGGGTGGgattgaagttgttcaagcaCTCCAAGGGGAATCGTGAGTAG